A single Arthrobacter dokdonellae DNA region contains:
- a CDS encoding IS256 family transposase, protein MTHNHSALTSLISELLAEPDLAHEDVFRRMLQAGMQDLVDAEATAKIGAGRYERTPERATRRNGTRAKRLATPAGELEVAIPKLREGSFFPSLLSPRRRVDKALYAVVCQAWIDGVSTRKVDQLVRALGNDTGISRSTVSRICSEIDEAVHEFLGRRLDHTWFPYLFLDATYLDVRVRGRVVSQALVVATGVSGEGRREILGMALGDAETTDFWTEFLRSLRERGLKTATDADPLGVAVVTSDAHAGIKAAVKAILPGAGWQRCRVHFARNVTQKLGSAHSKPVNALISTIFAQTSQEAVTAQYGQVTASLRASFPEVAQMLENAEPDLTAFAALPREHWQKVWSNNPIERLNREIKRRADVVQIFPDRDSATRLIGAVLQEQHEEWQYGERRYLSETSMRKLIHILHDTEPAHPGLLLTA, encoded by the coding sequence ATGACCCATAATCATTCTGCCCTGACTTCCCTGATCTCGGAACTGCTCGCGGAGCCGGACCTCGCCCATGAGGACGTGTTCCGGCGGATGCTGCAGGCGGGCATGCAGGACCTGGTCGATGCGGAGGCGACCGCGAAGATCGGTGCCGGACGTTACGAGCGCACCCCGGAGCGGGCCACCCGGCGCAACGGCACGCGGGCCAAGCGGCTCGCCACCCCGGCCGGGGAGCTCGAGGTGGCGATCCCCAAGCTGCGGGAGGGCTCGTTCTTCCCCTCCCTGCTCTCCCCGCGCCGCCGGGTCGACAAGGCCTTGTACGCCGTGGTCTGCCAGGCCTGGATCGACGGGGTCTCCACCCGCAAGGTCGACCAGCTGGTGCGTGCACTGGGCAACGACACCGGCATCTCCCGGTCCACGGTCTCGCGGATCTGCTCGGAGATTGACGAGGCCGTGCATGAGTTCCTGGGCCGGCGCCTGGACCACACCTGGTTCCCGTACCTGTTCCTGGATGCGACGTACCTGGACGTGCGCGTGCGCGGCCGGGTCGTCTCCCAAGCCCTCGTGGTCGCCACCGGCGTCAGTGGAGAGGGGCGGCGGGAGATCCTCGGGATGGCCCTCGGAGATGCGGAGACGACCGACTTCTGGACCGAGTTCCTTCGATCCCTGCGTGAACGCGGTCTCAAGACCGCCACGGACGCCGACCCGCTGGGCGTGGCCGTGGTGACTTCCGACGCGCACGCCGGGATCAAGGCCGCCGTCAAAGCAATCCTGCCCGGCGCCGGATGGCAGCGCTGCCGCGTCCACTTCGCCCGCAACGTGACCCAGAAGCTCGGCTCCGCGCACTCCAAGCCGGTCAACGCGCTGATCTCCACGATCTTCGCCCAGACCAGCCAGGAAGCCGTCACCGCCCAGTACGGCCAGGTCACCGCGTCCTTGCGCGCGTCCTTCCCCGAGGTCGCCCAGATGCTCGAGAACGCCGAACCGGACCTGACCGCGTTCGCGGCCCTGCCCCGGGAACACTGGCAAAAGGTCTGGTCAAATAATCCCATCGAGCGACTCAACCGGGAGATCAAGCGCCGCGCCGACGTCGTGCAAATCTTCCCCGACCGGGACTCGGCCACCCGCCTGATCGGCGCGGTCCTGCAGGAACAACACGAGGAATGGCAGTACGGCGAACGCCGCTACCTTTCCGAGACCTCCATGCGTAAACTCATCCACATTCTTCACGACACCGAGCCGGCCCACCCCGGCCTGCTCCTGACCGCCTAA
- a CDS encoding IclR family transcriptional regulator: protein MAEKSPGGVQSVERVFELLELITYAGGDATLSQLSISTDLPLPTIHRLLRTLVTLGYIRRLPHRRYALGPRLIRLGEVANKQLGAMAGTQLKSLVDQLGETSNMAVLDSDMVIFVAQVPSRHSMRMFTEVGRRAHTHDTGVGKAILAQLNDEVVRGIVQRTGMPTPTSKSIGDIESLLADLGRIRERGYSIDEEEQELGVRCFAMAVPDAPTPAAISVSGPVSRVDQSFAGRAVPMLRKAAQAISNELNRN from the coding sequence ATGGCTGAGAAATCCCCCGGAGGCGTGCAGTCTGTTGAGCGCGTTTTTGAGTTGTTGGAACTGATTACTTATGCAGGCGGCGACGCCACGCTCAGCCAGCTCTCCATATCGACCGATCTTCCGCTACCCACCATCCACCGTCTCCTGCGTACGCTGGTCACTCTCGGCTACATCCGACGGCTTCCCCACCGCCGCTACGCCCTGGGACCCCGGTTGATCAGGCTCGGCGAAGTAGCAAACAAGCAGTTGGGCGCCATGGCCGGGACGCAGCTAAAATCCCTCGTGGATCAGCTCGGGGAGACCTCCAACATGGCCGTGCTCGATTCGGACATGGTTATCTTCGTAGCCCAGGTTCCCTCCCGGCATTCCATGAGGATGTTCACTGAGGTCGGACGCCGTGCCCACACTCACGACACGGGCGTCGGCAAAGCCATCCTGGCCCAGCTTAATGACGAGGTCGTCCGCGGCATCGTGCAACGCACCGGCATGCCCACTCCGACTTCCAAGAGCATCGGCGATATCGAATCCCTCCTGGCAGACCTGGGCAGGATCCGGGAACGCGGCTACTCCATTGACGAGGAAGAGCAGGAGCTGGGAGTCCGCTGCTTTGCCATGGCAGTTCCCGATGCACCTACTCCTGCCGCCATCTCGGTCTCCGGGCCGGTGTCCCGCGTGGACCAGTCATTCGCCGGGCGTGCCGTCCCGATGCTGCGCAAGGCCGCCCAGGCCATCTCGAACGAGCTCAACCGCAACTGA
- a CDS encoding gamma carbonic anhydrase family protein — MSNNVITINGRTPRLAAGTWIAPTATVVGDVSLGQASGVFYGAVLRADMENITIGSGSNIQDTAVVHADPGYPAHLGDQVSVGHGAVLHGCTVEAGSLIGMNATVLNGAVIGKGSLVAANALVLEGTIVPAGSLVAGVPAKVRRPLTPEEIEHCRANAENYKALTSQHLEATGKIHASAHDAHGL; from the coding sequence ATGAGCAATAACGTCATCACCATAAATGGCCGAACGCCGCGTCTCGCTGCCGGCACTTGGATCGCCCCGACCGCCACCGTGGTCGGCGATGTCAGCCTAGGGCAGGCGTCGGGAGTCTTCTACGGTGCTGTATTGCGCGCGGACATGGAAAACATCACGATCGGTTCCGGCAGCAACATTCAGGACACAGCCGTCGTCCACGCAGATCCGGGATACCCCGCCCATCTGGGCGACCAGGTCAGCGTGGGTCACGGAGCGGTCCTGCACGGCTGCACCGTGGAGGCGGGCTCGCTCATCGGCATGAACGCCACCGTCCTCAATGGCGCAGTTATTGGGAAGGGATCACTCGTAGCCGCCAACGCATTGGTGCTGGAAGGCACTATTGTTCCTGCGGGTTCCCTCGTTGCGGGTGTCCCCGCCAAAGTGCGCAGGCCCCTTACGCCTGAGGAAATCGAGCATTGCCGAGCGAACGCCGAAAACTACAAGGCGCTCACTAGTCAACATCTCGAAGCAACCGGCAAAATTCATGCTTCAGCCCATGATGCCCATGGACTCTGA
- a CDS encoding FAD-binding oxidoreductase, with translation MSYPAIEREAELQSSPLGVTDEQSTAGEPIHELGAVLPPEALITDPTAMGPYQQDRAFDPNAGMPIAVVLPLTTEHVQVTMQWAAKHRIPVVPRGAGTGLSGGATAVSDGIVLSTERMRSINVDAVTRIAVVQPGLLNAEVKAAAAQAGLWYPPDPASYEICTIGGNAATNAGGLCCVKYGVTSDYILGMEVVTADGRVVRIGGPRLKDVAGLSMLKLFVGSEGTLGIITELTLRLLPAAPPARTVVGWFSSSGDAAAAILEVASSIRPSMLEYMDATSINAVEDVLDMGLHRHASALVVARSDDQSPSGAEVTTMLAAFQQHGAFEAFEVADQQEGERFAHARRIAIPSVERLGTLLLEDVGVAIPRLGELILGVEKIAEARDVVIAFIAHAGDGNTHPLIVFNPDDAAMKERAYLAYGEVMDLAIELEGTITGEHGVGRLKRPWLVDQIGEDLLEISHNVKRALDPAGILNPGTIFAASGTAGRAAKKGHS, from the coding sequence ATGTCATACCCAGCCATTGAGCGGGAGGCGGAGTTGCAAAGTTCTCCACTTGGAGTAACCGATGAACAAAGTACCGCCGGTGAGCCCATCCATGAACTCGGCGCGGTACTGCCGCCCGAAGCCCTAATCACGGATCCCACAGCCATGGGGCCGTACCAACAGGATCGCGCCTTCGATCCCAACGCTGGTATGCCGATTGCTGTCGTGCTTCCCCTGACCACCGAGCACGTCCAGGTCACAATGCAGTGGGCGGCCAAACATCGGATTCCCGTCGTGCCCAGGGGTGCCGGAACGGGTCTATCCGGAGGAGCAACCGCTGTAAGTGACGGAATAGTGTTGAGCACCGAGCGGATGCGCAGCATCAATGTGGACGCAGTCACCCGCATTGCGGTGGTCCAGCCAGGACTTCTCAACGCTGAGGTTAAGGCGGCAGCCGCTCAGGCAGGACTGTGGTACCCGCCAGACCCCGCGTCCTACGAAATCTGCACCATCGGCGGCAACGCCGCGACCAACGCCGGCGGCCTGTGCTGCGTCAAATACGGTGTCACCTCTGACTACATCCTGGGCATGGAAGTGGTCACGGCTGACGGCCGGGTCGTACGCATTGGCGGACCGCGGCTTAAGGACGTTGCGGGACTGTCCATGCTCAAGCTCTTTGTCGGCAGCGAGGGAACGCTGGGCATTATCACGGAACTCACTCTGCGGCTCCTGCCAGCAGCGCCTCCCGCGCGGACAGTAGTTGGATGGTTCTCCAGCAGCGGGGATGCTGCAGCCGCAATCCTTGAGGTCGCCTCGAGCATCCGCCCATCAATGCTGGAGTACATGGATGCGACGTCCATCAACGCCGTTGAAGACGTGCTGGATATGGGCTTGCACCGCCACGCGTCCGCCCTTGTCGTAGCGCGCTCTGATGATCAAAGCCCCAGTGGGGCCGAAGTCACGACCATGCTGGCAGCCTTCCAACAGCACGGCGCGTTCGAGGCATTTGAAGTCGCAGACCAACAGGAAGGTGAGCGGTTTGCCCACGCCCGGCGAATCGCCATCCCTTCCGTCGAACGTTTGGGCACGTTGCTGCTTGAGGACGTGGGCGTAGCCATCCCCCGACTGGGAGAACTCATTCTCGGAGTAGAGAAGATCGCTGAAGCCCGCGATGTGGTCATCGCATTCATTGCACACGCGGGTGACGGCAACACGCACCCGCTGATTGTTTTCAACCCGGACGACGCCGCCATGAAGGAGCGCGCATACCTCGCCTACGGTGAGGTAATGGACCTGGCCATAGAACTGGAAGGCACCATCACCGGCGAGCACGGCGTAGGCCGACTCAAGCGGCCCTGGCTCGTTGATCAGATCGGAGAAGACCTCCTTGAAATCTCACACAATGTAAAGCGGGCTTTGGATCCAGCAGGAATCCTCAACCCTGGAACCATTTTTGCTGCTTCAGGTACTGCCGGCCGCGCTGCGAAGAAAGGACATTCATGA
- a CDS encoding malate synthase G: MMDQEGRIQSGGLSVDAALHCFVEQEALPGSGIEAADFWSGLEQIVQDLAPRNRELLARRDELQAKIDGWHALHPVPFDQHEYQSFLQNIGYILPEPEDVQVHTFGVDEEIARVAGPQLIVPISNARYALNAANARWGSLYDAVYGTDALGPATGAKEFDPARGKLVVSYVRELLDEFFPLNEGRHAYSVGYTVRDGILTVKLADGTFSSLIQSELLVGYRGEASSPSAILLRHHGLHVEITIDPVTQVGQTDPAGISDVLLESAITTIMDFEDSVSAVDAEDKILCYRNWLGINRGDLADTFTKGGEVMIRRLANDRHYTSPNGAGEVTVPGRALIFVRNVGHLMSTDAVLDTQGNEIGEGILDAVLTTLTALPGRDPSNPMRNGSQGSIYIVKPKMHGPAEVAFTVELFRRVEELLKLPATTLKLGLMDEERRTTVNLKACIEEAKERLVFINTGFLDRSGDEIHTSMEAGPFVRKADMRSQAWISAYEDQNVDVGIEVGLPGHGQIGKGMWAMPDLMAAMLEQKIAHPLAGAATAWVPSPTAATLHAIHYHRVDVPARQQDIATQGRRGTLEGLLTLPIAANPSWSAAERQEELDNNMQSLLGYVVRWIDQGVGCSKVPDIHDVALMEDRATLRISSQHIANWLRHGVVSEQDVHESMMRMAGVVDAQNSKDPSYRPMSSNFEDSIAFQCAADLVFQGAQQPNGYTEPLLHKRRREQKRVTRSVAIHAAKS, translated from the coding sequence ATGATGGACCAGGAAGGACGCATCCAAAGCGGAGGGCTTTCCGTCGACGCAGCTTTGCACTGTTTTGTCGAGCAGGAGGCACTGCCTGGCTCGGGCATCGAAGCGGCAGACTTCTGGAGTGGTCTTGAACAAATTGTTCAGGACTTGGCGCCCCGAAACCGTGAGCTCCTCGCCCGGCGCGATGAACTCCAAGCCAAGATTGACGGCTGGCACGCACTGCACCCAGTTCCATTCGATCAACATGAGTACCAATCCTTCCTGCAGAACATCGGTTACATCCTTCCCGAACCCGAAGACGTACAAGTACACACTTTCGGAGTGGATGAGGAGATTGCCCGCGTGGCAGGACCTCAGCTGATTGTGCCCATTTCGAACGCCCGCTATGCACTAAACGCCGCAAACGCGCGGTGGGGCTCACTTTATGACGCGGTGTACGGGACCGATGCCTTGGGCCCGGCAACGGGAGCAAAGGAATTCGATCCAGCACGCGGCAAGCTGGTGGTTTCATATGTGCGCGAGCTGTTGGACGAATTCTTTCCGCTAAACGAAGGGCGACACGCCTATTCAGTGGGATACACCGTACGCGACGGCATCTTGACGGTGAAACTGGCTGACGGCACCTTTAGCAGCCTGATTCAGTCTGAACTGCTCGTCGGCTACCGGGGTGAGGCCAGCTCGCCATCGGCAATTCTTCTGCGCCACCATGGACTCCACGTCGAGATCACTATCGACCCTGTCACACAGGTAGGACAGACGGACCCGGCAGGCATCTCCGACGTGCTCCTCGAATCCGCCATTACGACGATCATGGACTTCGAGGATTCCGTTTCCGCCGTGGACGCCGAGGATAAAATCCTCTGTTACCGCAATTGGCTCGGAATCAATCGCGGCGACCTCGCAGACACCTTCACAAAGGGAGGCGAAGTGATGATTCGGCGGCTGGCAAACGATCGGCATTACACATCTCCAAATGGCGCGGGAGAGGTAACGGTGCCGGGACGGGCACTCATCTTCGTCCGGAACGTCGGCCACCTCATGAGCACCGACGCCGTACTCGATACCCAGGGAAATGAGATCGGCGAGGGCATCCTGGACGCCGTCCTCACCACGCTAACCGCGCTGCCCGGTCGTGACCCCTCCAACCCCATGCGAAACGGGTCCCAAGGCTCCATCTACATCGTCAAACCGAAAATGCACGGCCCAGCCGAAGTGGCTTTCACAGTGGAACTCTTCCGGCGCGTGGAGGAACTTCTCAAACTGCCGGCGACCACGCTCAAGCTCGGCCTCATGGACGAAGAGCGGCGGACCACAGTCAACCTGAAGGCCTGTATAGAGGAAGCCAAGGAAAGACTGGTATTCATCAACACCGGTTTCCTGGACAGGTCCGGTGACGAAATACACACGTCCATGGAGGCCGGACCCTTCGTCCGCAAGGCTGACATGCGCAGTCAAGCATGGATTTCCGCCTACGAGGATCAAAACGTCGATGTCGGCATCGAAGTGGGGCTGCCCGGCCACGGCCAGATCGGCAAAGGCATGTGGGCGATGCCGGACCTCATGGCTGCGATGCTCGAGCAAAAGATTGCTCACCCCTTAGCCGGCGCCGCCACTGCTTGGGTCCCCTCACCCACGGCAGCGACTCTTCACGCCATCCATTACCACCGGGTAGATGTTCCTGCCCGGCAGCAGGACATCGCCACTCAGGGCCGCCGCGGCACTCTTGAAGGACTCCTTACTCTCCCCATCGCGGCTAATCCGTCATGGTCGGCAGCCGAGCGCCAGGAAGAACTAGATAACAACATGCAGTCGCTGCTCGGATATGTCGTCCGCTGGATCGACCAAGGAGTGGGATGCTCAAAGGTGCCGGACATTCATGACGTTGCACTCATGGAGGACCGGGCCACCCTGCGCATATCAAGTCAACACATCGCCAATTGGCTCCGTCATGGAGTGGTGAGCGAGCAGGACGTGCATGAAAGCATGATGCGGATGGCCGGGGTTGTAGACGCACAGAACTCTAAGGACCCCTCGTACCGCCCTATGTCTTCCAACTTCGAGGACAGCATCGCGTTCCAGTGCGCCGCTGACCTGGTGTTCCAAGGGGCCCAACAGCCAAACGGCTACACCGAACCCCTTCTGCACAAACGACGACGTGAGCAAAAGCGCGTCACCCGCTCAGTAGCCATCCACGCGGCTAAGTCATAG
- a CDS encoding GlcG/HbpS family heme-binding protein produces the protein MQNYVESLSVSYAAAARAVVLALEEGEKRGVLVAATVVDPMMGLVAFGRADGSMPHSVETSRRKANTAASSRRPSGWMQGDFALALPMGTDNLLTNIRGGFPLVFTGKHVGGLGVAGGTPDQDAEIGSAVLEALGSTLAAT, from the coding sequence ATGCAGAACTATGTTGAATCACTATCGGTAAGCTACGCGGCGGCCGCCCGGGCTGTTGTATTGGCCCTTGAAGAAGGGGAAAAGCGAGGTGTCCTGGTAGCAGCCACTGTTGTCGACCCGATGATGGGCCTCGTTGCTTTCGGCCGGGCGGACGGTTCTATGCCTCACAGCGTGGAGACCAGTCGACGGAAAGCCAATACGGCGGCTTCCTCTCGGAGGCCCAGCGGCTGGATGCAGGGAGACTTCGCCCTTGCCCTTCCGATGGGCACCGATAACCTCCTGACCAACATTCGTGGGGGATTCCCCTTGGTGTTCACGGGAAAGCACGTAGGTGGCCTTGGTGTCGCGGGCGGGACGCCTGACCAGGACGCCGAGATCGGCTCTGCAGTGCTGGAAGCTTTGGGCAGCACCCTAGCGGCGACCTGA
- the panD gene encoding aspartate 1-decarboxylase translates to MNSTMFKSKIHRATVTHADLHYVGSVTVDLDLLDAADILPGELVAIVDVTNGARLETYTIAGERGSGVIGINGPAAHLVQENDIVILITYAEMTTGEAKAYEPRVVHVDENNKMIQVGNDPVEGLTPGLLRPPHALNNSAI, encoded by the coding sequence ATGAATAGCACAATGTTCAAGTCCAAAATTCACCGGGCAACAGTCACGCACGCTGACCTGCACTATGTAGGCTCAGTTACCGTTGACCTTGACCTCCTCGATGCTGCTGACATCCTTCCCGGCGAGCTTGTGGCCATCGTGGACGTAACCAATGGCGCCCGACTGGAGACTTACACTATTGCCGGCGAACGAGGCTCGGGCGTGATCGGCATCAATGGCCCGGCCGCCCATCTGGTACAGGAAAACGACATCGTCATCCTGATCACCTACGCCGAAATGACCACCGGGGAAGCCAAAGCCTATGAGCCCCGGGTAGTCCACGTAGATGAGAACAACAAGATGATCCAGGTTGGCAACGACCCCGTAGAGGGTCTCACGCCCGGGCTCCTGCGCCCGCCACACGCCCTTAATAACTCCGCAATCTAA
- a CDS encoding MFS transporter, whose translation MPHSPAPRPQRRQSPAAVTAVLALSGTVVALMQTLVVPLLPDFPGILQVTSDDASWLVTATLLTSAVATPIVSRSADMYGKRKMMVVCLATMVGGSVLAAVGGSFVWLVIGRALQGFATALIPVGISIMRDELPKEKMGSSVALMSATLGIGSAMGLPLAGILYENLGWAWIFWVSAAAGFLLLLAVVLVIPESKVRTSGTFDYTGALVLSAALTAMLLAISKGGSWGWGSEPVLLLFLAAAILLAVWVPYELKVSQPMVDLRTSAFRPVLFTNLASLLIGFAMFANMLLTTQQLQLPPATGYSFELSVIAAGLCMIPSGLAMVVFAPLSGRIIRIFGGKIALMAGASVMVVGYVGRVFFYDSIPWVIVGSTVVGIGTAIAYAAMPTLIMGAVPITETASANGLNSLVRAIGTSTSSAAIAAVFTSVTMTVDGTRLPAFEAFKDIFWIAALAAAASALSAVLIPRAPLSDVGAIELVLQGRVLAPDHQPLTPAVVTVLKTSGEQVDWSRVDAEGNYSVALPSAGEYLMVANAAGWSPMAEVFEVDGRTLHQDFLLLDRLEITGTVNDSSGTVADAVITLLEAGGGHLGTTRTDDDGGYAFPLPLAGRYVVTMHSSGTRVAMAQKISVDTRSMRIDFAAPAVQRCSGKRAEA comes from the coding sequence ATGCCCCACTCGCCCGCTCCAAGGCCACAGCGACGCCAGTCCCCTGCCGCAGTCACCGCCGTCCTGGCACTCAGTGGCACGGTTGTCGCCCTCATGCAGACGCTGGTAGTTCCGCTCCTTCCCGATTTCCCTGGCATCCTGCAGGTGACATCCGACGACGCCTCCTGGCTAGTGACCGCCACGTTGCTCACCAGCGCCGTGGCAACACCGATTGTTTCCCGCAGCGCGGACATGTACGGCAAGCGCAAGATGATGGTGGTGTGCCTAGCCACTATGGTCGGGGGGTCGGTGCTGGCAGCGGTGGGCGGCTCCTTCGTGTGGCTGGTCATTGGGCGGGCGCTTCAGGGCTTCGCCACGGCCCTGATCCCGGTGGGAATCAGCATCATGCGGGATGAACTGCCCAAGGAGAAGATGGGCTCATCCGTGGCCCTGATGAGCGCCACCTTGGGCATTGGCAGCGCCATGGGCCTTCCCTTAGCGGGGATACTGTACGAGAACTTGGGCTGGGCCTGGATCTTCTGGGTCTCGGCTGCAGCAGGTTTCCTGCTGCTCCTTGCCGTGGTGCTGGTGATCCCTGAATCGAAGGTCCGCACGTCCGGGACCTTCGACTACACAGGAGCGTTGGTGCTGTCCGCTGCGCTGACCGCGATGTTGTTGGCTATCTCAAAGGGCGGTTCCTGGGGCTGGGGGTCTGAGCCAGTCCTATTGCTGTTCCTTGCCGCGGCCATACTGCTGGCAGTCTGGGTGCCGTACGAACTAAAAGTCAGCCAGCCGATGGTTGACCTTCGGACATCCGCCTTCCGGCCTGTTCTGTTCACCAACCTCGCCTCGCTGCTCATCGGCTTCGCCATGTTTGCCAACATGCTACTCACTACCCAGCAACTCCAACTACCCCCTGCCACAGGCTATAGTTTCGAACTCAGCGTAATTGCCGCTGGCCTGTGCATGATCCCCTCCGGGTTGGCCATGGTGGTATTCGCACCACTGTCCGGTCGTATTATCCGGATCTTCGGCGGCAAGATTGCCCTCATGGCTGGTGCCTCTGTGATGGTCGTGGGCTACGTGGGCCGCGTGTTCTTCTACGACTCCATACCCTGGGTGATCGTCGGTTCCACTGTCGTGGGCATCGGCACAGCTATCGCCTACGCGGCCATGCCCACCCTTATCATGGGTGCCGTACCCATCACCGAGACCGCGTCCGCGAACGGTCTAAACAGCCTGGTCCGTGCCATAGGAACTTCGACATCAAGCGCGGCAATTGCCGCCGTCTTCACCTCGGTCACCATGACGGTCGACGGCACTCGACTGCCGGCCTTCGAAGCATTCAAGGACATCTTCTGGATAGCAGCGCTGGCGGCGGCAGCATCGGCGCTGTCCGCAGTACTCATCCCCCGTGCGCCCTTGTCCGACGTCGGCGCTATTGAACTCGTGCTGCAAGGACGCGTCCTGGCACCGGACCACCAGCCCCTCACACCCGCCGTCGTCACCGTCCTGAAAACCAGCGGAGAACAAGTCGACTGGAGCCGCGTGGACGCTGAAGGCAACTACTCAGTCGCCCTCCCCAGCGCCGGCGAGTACCTGATGGTAGCCAACGCCGCTGGCTGGTCGCCCATGGCCGAGGTCTTTGAGGTTGACGGACGCACGCTCCACCAAGACTTTCTGCTCCTGGACCGGCTAGAGATTACCGGGACGGTCAACGACAGCAGCGGGACAGTAGCCGACGCGGTGATAACACTCCTTGAAGCCGGCGGTGGGCATCTGGGCACCACCCGAACGGACGACGACGGCGGGTATGCCTTCCCGCTCCCCCTCGCCGGCCGCTACGTAGTAACCATGCATAGTTCCGGGACTCGCGTAGCCATGGCGCAGAAAATCAGCGTGGATACCCGCTCCATGCGCATAGATTTTGCCGCTCCGGCCGTGCAGAGGTGTTCCGGCAAACGGGCGGAAGCGTGA